In Babylonia areolata isolate BAREFJ2019XMU chromosome 19, ASM4173473v1, whole genome shotgun sequence, a single window of DNA contains:
- the LOC143294210 gene encoding uncharacterized protein LOC143294210: MRLPPWSLLLLLILCPVWAPDPSQPTFSRLDTAVTPHSKGLDGRQERDGDGGTGWGEHRGDRDSVCPSQCRLQGGKAVLGCADAELLDLVQLAGCALSLPTLRVVELISRHFPCNCTLVQFVALTSSAQIVTSISTPGCSPSLLSHCDHVVRTSKVGKRGPHVLQWAALRKHGMVGGSPFLALSLDHLSPAPAVSSIVVSMWRQQQKLVHFV, from the exons ATGAGGTTGCCTCCATggagtctgctgctgctgctgattctgtGTCCCGTGTGGGCCCCAGACCCCTCTCAGCCCACGTTTTCCAGA CTTGACACTGCCGTGACGCCGCACAGCAAAGGGCTGGATGGACGACAGGAGAGGGACGGTGATGGAGGGACAGGATGGGGGGAACACCGTGGGGACCGTGACAGTGTGTGTCCCTCCCAGTGCCGGCTGCAGGGAGGGAAGGCGGTGCTGGGCTGTGCTGACGCTGAACTCCTGGACTTGGTGCAGCTGGCGGGCTGTGCTCTGTCCCTACCCACCCTGCGAGTCGT GGAGTTGATCTCCCGTCACTTCCCCTGCAACTGCACGCTGGTTCAATTCGTGGCACTGACATCTTCCGCACAAATCGTGACCTCCATTTCCACCCCCGGCTGCTCGCCATCACTTCTCAGTCACTGTG ATCATGTGGTACGAACCAGCAAGGTCGGGAAGAGAGGGCCCCACGTGTTACAGTGGGCCGCCTTGAGGAAGCATGGGATGGTGGGCGGAAGTCCCTTCTTGGCCCTGTCTTTGGACCATCTTTCCCCCGCCCCTGCTGTGTCCAGCATCGTTGTTAGTATGTggcgacaacaacagaaactggtACACTTCGTgtga